Proteins encoded together in one Triticum dicoccoides isolate Atlit2015 ecotype Zavitan chromosome 7B, WEW_v2.0, whole genome shotgun sequence window:
- the LOC119338116 gene encoding protein PHOSPHATE STARVATION RESPONSE 3-like: MSSHGVVAVKPIAAPDKTAHSYACGSTQSSVHKLLDAKLDHLGLLDDNLSSTSQSSDIKTELIRTSSLGRSSLPFNLQRRSPEPDPESPLSHVSHPNFSEPMASNSSTFCTSLFSSSSTNSAPCRRMGALPFLPHPPKYEQQVLPGQSSTSSLQLSGDTGNVHDEAEQTDDIKDFLNLSVGDASDGSFHGENQAFAFAEAEQMEFQFLSEQLGIAITDNEESPQLDDIYDTPPPQMSPLPVSSCYNQSLQNPGSPAKLPLSSSRSSSGSAAANKSRLRWTLELHERFVEAVNKLEGPDKATPKGVLKLMKVEGLTIYHVKSHLQKYRHAKYIPEIKEEKKASSDVKKVQPGSSGSDPFKNKNLAEALRMQMEVQKQLHEQLEVQRQLQLRIEEHAKYLQRILEEQQKAGSGSSLSLKTPTEPSESTLKDRTEPEEGTTSSPQTSKNSEAGSPCS; encoded by the exons ATGAGCTCCCATGGTGTTGTTGCCGTGAAGCCGATCGCTGCGCCGGACAAAACCGCGCATTCTTATGCCTGTGGATCCACACAGTCCTCAGTTCATAAGCTGCTGGATGCTAAATTGGACCACCTTGGGCTGTTGGATGACAATCTGTCATCCACCAGTCAGTCATCAGACATCAAGACCGAGCTGATCCGAACGTCGAGCCTGGGAAGAAGCAGCCTACCATTTAACCTTCAGAGAAGGAGCCCGGAGCCTGATCCTGAAAGTCCATTGTCTCATGTCTCGCACCCCAATTTTTCAGAGCCCATGGCCTCAAACTCTTCAACGTTCTGCACAAGTTTATTCTCGTCATCTTCGACGAACTCGGCGCCATGTCGGCGAATGGGTGCTCTGCCTTTCCTGCCTCACCCTCCTAAGTATGAGCAGCAGGTTCTCCCAGGGCAGTCATCAACCTCCTCCCTGCAGCTCAGTGGTGACACAGGCAATGTTCATGACGAAGCTGAACAGACAGATGACATAAAGGACTTCCTCAATCTTTCTGTTGGAGATGCTTCTGATGGCAGCTTCCATGGTGAAAACCAAGCGTTTGCTTTCGCCGAGGCCGAGCAGATGGAGTTCCAGTTCTTGTCTGAGCAGCTAGGGATCGCCATCACCGATAATGAGGAGAGCCCCCAATTAGAT GACATATACGACACGCCGCCGCCTCAAATGTCGCCGCTTCCAGTGTCATCCTGCTACAACCAGAGCCTGCAGAATCCAGGATCTCCGGCTAAATTGCCGCTTAGCTCATCGCGGTCATCTTCTGGATCTGCAGCAGCTAACAAGTCAAGATTGAGGTGGACACTGGAGCTCCACGAGCGTTTTGTAGAGGCCGTGAACAAGCTCGAAGGACCTGACA AAGCAACTCCCAAGGGCGTTCTGAAGCTTATGAAAGTGGAAGGCCTCACCATTTACCATGTAAAGAGTCATTTGCAG AAGTACCGGCACGCAAAGTATATCCCAGAGATCAAAGAAG AAAAGAAGGCTTCCTCGGACGTTAAGAAAGTACAACCGGGTAGCAGCGGAAGTGATCCGTTCAAAAACAA GAACTTGGCAGAAGCTCTACGGATGCAAATGGAGGTTCAGAAACAGCTCCATGAACAGCTAGAG GTGCAAAGGCAGCTGCAGCTACGCATAGAAGAACACGCGAAATATTTGCAGAGGATACTGGAGGAGCAGCAGAAGGCCGGCAGTGGCAGCTCGCTCTCACTGAAAACCCCGACGGAGCCGTCCGAGTCGACGTTGAAAGACAGAACTGAACCTGAAGAGGGCACCACCTCTTCACCTC